One genomic segment of Clostridium estertheticum subsp. estertheticum includes these proteins:
- a CDS encoding ABC transporter permease, translating to MKNVKENILKVLTIVPISFWMLFFVAIPLLYIVFISFMQRGDDGSIVYISTISNYTRMARPLYVKVFLDSIVVAFVTTLFTLVFGYPFAYFATKIKKYKILVMLLIMAPFLTNSLIRTYGWIVILSTNGILNHALLITGIIKEPLKMLYSYGAVMIGMIYTMFPFMVLPLYNSIDKMDRAYIEAAKDLGSSRWRTFRTVTVPLTMPGIVAGCILVFVPSVGLFFIPDLMGGSNVMLIGNLIENQFMGANDWPFGAALSIIMIFISLILILVYVKIVGKKLDTEVF from the coding sequence ATGAAAAATGTGAAAGAAAATATTTTAAAGGTTTTGACAATAGTTCCAATATCTTTTTGGATGCTCTTCTTCGTGGCTATCCCACTTTTGTATATTGTGTTTATTAGCTTTATGCAAAGGGGCGATGACGGTAGTATAGTTTATATATCAACAATATCAAATTATACAAGAATGGCTAGGCCTCTGTATGTCAAGGTGTTTCTAGACTCTATAGTAGTAGCTTTTGTTACAACATTATTTACCTTGGTGTTTGGATATCCTTTTGCATATTTTGCTACCAAGATAAAGAAATATAAAATTTTAGTAATGCTTTTAATAATGGCACCATTTTTAACTAATTCATTAATACGTACTTATGGGTGGATTGTAATTCTAAGTACTAATGGAATATTAAATCATGCACTACTTATAACTGGAATCATAAAAGAACCATTAAAGATGTTGTACTCTTATGGAGCAGTAATGATTGGAATGATATATACAATGTTTCCATTTATGGTACTTCCGCTTTATAATTCTATAGATAAAATGGATAGAGCTTATATTGAAGCAGCTAAAGATCTTGGTTCAAGTAGATGGAGGACTTTTAGAACAGTTACGGTGCCGCTAACTATGCCAGGAATAGTTGCTGGCTGTATTTTAGTATTTGTACCTTCTGTAGGACTCTTTTTCATACCAGATTTAATGGGTGGAAGTAATGTAATGCTTATTGGAAATCTAATTGAAAATCAATTTATGGGAGCGAATGATTGGCCCTTTGGGGCAGCGCTGTCAATAATAATGATTTTTATATCCTTAATTTTAATTCTGGTTTATGTGAAAATTGTTGGTAAAAAGTTAGACACGGAGGTGTTCTAA
- a CDS encoding ABC transporter ATP-binding protein, which produces MSEIILEIDNIIKKFGNQEVIKNISLKVNKGEFLTLLGPSGCGKTTTLRIIAGFEKPTSGSVLLEGVHVENKQPNDRNVNTVFQNYALFPHMNVFDNIAYGLKIRKVNKIEIKKRVIEMLSLVQLEGYAKRKIDGLSGGQKQRVAIGRALINNPKILLLDEPLGALDLKLRKQMQVELKKLQKKLQITFVYVTHDQEEALNMSDRIVVMNDGIIEQIGTPEDIYERPKTKFVAGFIGESNLIKTKIKRIDEEKISVKIGEYDMNLNYKNYDNSRNKESYILIRPENIKYTREKPPIGLIATIKEHSYIGSIIKTTIEIEGGQEIIVCDYDKKKDLIGIGSEVWMYFEPEDVVIVEEG; this is translated from the coding sequence TTGTCAGAAATTATATTAGAAATAGATAATATAATAAAAAAGTTTGGAAATCAGGAAGTAATTAAGAATATATCGCTAAAGGTAAATAAAGGTGAGTTTTTAACGCTACTAGGGCCAAGTGGCTGTGGGAAAACAACGACCCTTAGAATAATAGCAGGTTTTGAAAAACCAACAAGTGGGAGCGTTCTACTAGAAGGGGTACATGTTGAAAATAAGCAACCTAATGATAGAAATGTAAATACAGTATTTCAAAACTATGCATTATTTCCACATATGAATGTGTTCGATAATATAGCGTATGGTTTAAAAATTAGAAAGGTGAATAAGATAGAAATAAAAAAGAGAGTTATTGAAATGCTTAGTTTAGTGCAGCTAGAAGGGTACGCGAAAAGAAAAATAGATGGACTAAGCGGTGGTCAAAAACAAAGAGTTGCAATAGGCCGTGCGCTAATAAACAATCCTAAAATATTACTCTTAGATGAGCCGTTGGGTGCACTTGATTTAAAACTTAGAAAACAAATGCAAGTCGAACTTAAAAAACTTCAAAAAAAATTACAAATTACCTTTGTATATGTTACACATGATCAAGAGGAAGCACTTAATATGTCTGATCGAATAGTAGTTATGAATGATGGAATCATAGAACAGATAGGAACACCAGAAGACATATACGAGAGGCCTAAGACGAAATTTGTAGCCGGTTTTATTGGAGAATCTAATTTAATTAAGACCAAAATAAAAAGGATTGATGAAGAAAAGATATCCGTTAAAATTGGTGAATATGATATGAACTTGAATTATAAAAATTATGATAATTCAAGAAATAAAGAAAGCTATATTTTAATCAGACCGGAAAACATAAAATATACTAGGGAAAAACCGCCAATCGGACTTATTGCAACAATAAAAGAACATAGTTATATTGGATCTATCATTAAAACTACTATAGAAATTGAAGGCGGGCAGGAAATTATAGTTTGTGATTATGATAAGAAAAAAGATTTAATAGGTATAGGTAGTGAGGTTTGGATGTACTTTGAACCTGAAGATGTAGTTATAGTTGAAGAAGGTTAG
- a CDS encoding ABC transporter permease — protein MDSKLSKGLERTYIFCIFAFLYVPIAIIIMYSFNAAKSNVVFSGFTLDWYTKLFTDDDVITALVNSLTIATLSTIISAIIGTLGAIGLKRHNFKGKGIISLLVYIPIVIPEIIMGVSLLILFSTLQIDLGIFTLVLAHTTFCTPFVFINVKSRLAGLDLSIEDAAMDLGASKLTVFRTITFPMILPAVLSGAMLAFALSLDDIIINIFLSGPASTTLPIKIFSMLKFGLSPEINALCTIMLVTTFAVLILSQVIKIRREK, from the coding sequence ATGGATTCAAAATTATCAAAAGGACTCGAGAGAACATATATATTTTGTATATTTGCGTTTTTGTATGTTCCAATAGCAATAATTATTATGTACTCTTTTAATGCTGCAAAATCTAATGTAGTTTTTAGTGGTTTTACTCTTGATTGGTACACTAAGTTATTTACTGATGATGATGTAATTACAGCACTTGTAAATAGTTTAACTATTGCAACCTTAAGTACAATAATTTCAGCAATAATTGGGACTCTTGGAGCAATCGGACTAAAAAGGCATAATTTCAAAGGAAAAGGAATTATAAGTTTACTTGTTTATATTCCAATTGTAATTCCAGAGATAATTATGGGAGTATCATTACTAATTTTGTTCTCAACTCTTCAAATTGATTTGGGCATATTTACATTAGTACTAGCACATACAACCTTTTGCACCCCGTTTGTATTTATAAATGTTAAATCAAGACTTGCTGGACTTGATTTGTCAATTGAAGATGCGGCGATGGATTTGGGTGCATCAAAACTTACGGTGTTTAGAACAATTACATTTCCAATGATTTTACCAGCAGTGCTTTCAGGTGCTATGCTTGCGTTTGCACTGTCACTGGATGATATAATCATAAATATCTTTTTGAGTGGACCAGCAAGTACTACACTTCCAATTAAAATATTCTCAATGTTAAAATTTGGGCTTTCACCTGAAATAAACGCATTGTGCACAATAATGTTAGTAACAACTTTTGCTGTTTTAATATTATCACAGGTTATAAAAATAAGGAGGGAAAAATAG